One window from the genome of Microbulbifer sp. ALW1 encodes:
- a CDS encoding OmpA family protein, whose protein sequence is MSTRPGFSRSGVRGGSEGEASWISVSDLMAGLMMVFLCIAVAMMRSVMIEREKIRTIAMSYRENQLAIYESLQNEFAPDLARWGATIDRDTLTVAFNNSDAMFDTGEAALSASYQVVFEEFFPRYMNVLAPFKASVEAVRIEGHTSSGWGQSSDRNDTYFNNLRLSQDRARSVLRYVYTLDEVTAHHAWMMQNVAAVGYSSSRPIYNADGSENIEQSKRVAFRVITNSETKIHSILEESL, encoded by the coding sequence ATGTCCACCAGGCCGGGGTTTTCCCGTTCCGGGGTGCGCGGCGGCAGTGAGGGCGAAGCCTCCTGGATCAGTGTATCCGACCTGATGGCGGGGCTGATGATGGTATTCCTGTGTATTGCGGTGGCAATGATGCGTTCGGTAATGATCGAGCGGGAAAAGATTCGCACCATTGCCATGTCCTACCGAGAAAACCAGCTGGCAATTTACGAGTCCCTGCAGAATGAATTTGCACCGGACCTGGCGCGCTGGGGCGCGACTATCGATCGGGATACTCTGACCGTCGCTTTCAATAACTCCGATGCCATGTTCGACACCGGTGAGGCCGCTCTCAGCGCCAGTTATCAGGTGGTATTCGAGGAATTTTTCCCTCGCTATATGAACGTACTGGCGCCCTTCAAGGCGTCGGTGGAGGCGGTGCGTATCGAGGGGCATACCAGCTCCGGCTGGGGCCAGAGCAGCGATCGCAACGATACCTACTTCAATAACCTGCGCCTGTCCCAGGATCGCGCGCGTTCGGTATTACGCTACGTTTACACCCTGGATGAAGTAACCGCTCACCACGCCTGGATGATGCAGAATGTGGCGGCGGTCGGATATTCTTCCTCGCGGCCGATTTACAATGCCGACGGCAGTGAAAATATCGAACAATCCAAGCGAGTGGCCTTCCGCGTGATCACCAATTCTGAAACCAAGATCCACAGTATCCTCGAGGAGTCGCTCTGA
- a CDS encoding polymer-forming cytoskeletal protein, producing MANPLDPKPDANLDSNSFLSGMNDSGATERPFADKLGASMAKDRSVIGKNIKFRGELIGTEDLHIEGTIEGTVIMEGHDLSIGREGEINANIHAQNIVINGTLTGDALADELIEIRNTAVVKGNLIAPRIQLDDGGKFRGSMDMVDTDDEMKARHSEFKEKLVHPNLPPKDEAPSRPAAAKKSFASKETAKEQAKEAELADS from the coding sequence ATGGCGAACCCGCTCGACCCAAAACCAGATGCGAATCTGGATTCCAACTCTTTTCTTTCCGGAATGAACGATAGTGGTGCAACCGAGCGTCCGTTCGCGGATAAGCTTGGCGCATCCATGGCGAAGGATCGCTCTGTAATCGGTAAAAACATCAAGTTCCGTGGCGAGCTGATTGGTACCGAAGACCTGCATATTGAAGGCACCATCGAAGGCACCGTTATCATGGAAGGCCACGACCTTTCCATTGGTCGCGAGGGTGAAATCAATGCAAATATCCACGCGCAGAATATTGTCATCAACGGCACCCTGACCGGCGACGCGCTGGCGGATGAGCTGATTGAAATCCGCAACACCGCAGTGGTTAAGGGCAACCTGATTGCCCCGCGCATCCAGCTGGATGACGGTGGTAAATTCCGCGGCTCCATGGATATGGTCGATACCGATGACGAGATGAAAGCCCGTCATTCCGAGTTCAAAGAGAAGCTGGTTCACCCGAACCTGCCGCCGAAAGATGAAGCGCCGAGCAGACCTGCCGCCGCGAAAAAATCTTTTGCATCGAAAGAAACTGCCAAGGAACAGGCCAAGGAAGCGGAGCTGGCTGACAGCTGA
- a CDS encoding sodium:alanine symporter family protein, which translates to MNFLQTIESALDTFVAYAWGTPLLVLLVGGGLFLLISSRARPYRHLGHSIDLLRGKYDDPNDPGQVPHRQALSTALSGTLGLGNIAGVAIAISTGGPGAIFWMWVTALVGVATKFYTATLAVMYRGRDSNGEIQGGPMYVIREGLGKRWQPLAYLFAIAGLCGLLPSFQSNQMVQLLRVSFAEPLGWVSPDNALQFDFGMGVLLALAALVVIAGRIQRIGRFAVRIVPAMVLFYLVLTLGVIGYFWQEIPAAFGLIFRDAFSGQAVVGGALGTVIAIGISRGAFSNEAGIGTESLAHGAAKTTEPVREGVVAMLGPIVDTLIICTCTALVILLTGVWQDAEGIAGVSLTANAFSSVFGGWGPVLLLIMVVPLAFSTIVTFWYYGMKCFVFLFGTRFQVVYTVIYMLLIVSGAVLSLSIVNSFITGMYAVMAIPTMVSTLRLSGRVNRAAHDYFVKTPEA; encoded by the coding sequence ATGAACTTTCTCCAAACAATCGAATCCGCCCTCGATACCTTCGTTGCCTACGCCTGGGGCACGCCGCTTCTGGTGCTGCTGGTAGGCGGTGGTCTTTTCCTACTGATCAGTTCGCGCGCGCGGCCTTATCGTCACCTTGGCCACAGTATCGACCTGCTGCGGGGCAAGTATGATGACCCCAATGATCCCGGCCAGGTGCCCCACCGGCAGGCGCTGTCCACTGCGCTGTCTGGCACCCTGGGGTTGGGCAATATTGCCGGGGTGGCCATTGCCATCAGCACCGGTGGGCCCGGAGCCATTTTCTGGATGTGGGTGACGGCGCTGGTCGGGGTGGCCACCAAGTTCTATACCGCCACCCTGGCGGTGATGTACCGCGGCCGCGATAGCAACGGTGAAATCCAGGGTGGTCCTATGTATGTCATCCGCGAAGGGCTCGGCAAGCGCTGGCAGCCGCTGGCTTACCTGTTTGCCATTGCCGGCCTGTGTGGCCTGCTGCCTTCGTTCCAGTCGAACCAGATGGTGCAGTTGCTGCGGGTTTCCTTTGCTGAACCGCTCGGCTGGGTGAGCCCGGATAATGCACTGCAATTTGATTTTGGTATGGGAGTGCTGTTGGCTCTGGCGGCGCTGGTGGTCATTGCGGGGCGCATTCAGCGCATCGGGCGTTTTGCCGTGCGTATCGTGCCAGCCATGGTGCTGTTTTACCTGGTGCTGACGCTAGGGGTTATCGGTTACTTCTGGCAGGAGATCCCCGCGGCCTTTGGCCTGATTTTTCGCGATGCGTTTTCCGGTCAGGCGGTGGTCGGCGGCGCGCTGGGTACGGTGATTGCCATCGGTATCAGTCGCGGTGCCTTCTCCAATGAAGCGGGTATCGGTACCGAGTCCCTGGCCCACGGTGCGGCCAAAACCACAGAGCCGGTGCGCGAGGGCGTGGTGGCCATGCTGGGCCCGATCGTGGATACCCTGATTATCTGTACCTGCACCGCCTTGGTCATCCTGCTCACCGGAGTCTGGCAGGACGCAGAGGGGATTGCAGGCGTCTCGCTGACTGCCAATGCCTTCAGTAGTGTATTTGGTGGCTGGGGTCCCGTATTGCTGCTCATCATGGTGGTACCGCTGGCGTTCAGTACCATTGTTACCTTCTGGTATTACGGCATGAAGTGCTTCGTGTTCCTGTTTGGTACCCGTTTCCAGGTTGTGTATACCGTGATTTATATGCTGCTGATTGTGTCGGGGGCGGTGTTGTCGCTGAGTATCGTCAACAGTTTCATTACCGGCATGTACGCTGTGATGGCGATACCCACAATGGTTTCGACCTTGCGATTGTCCGGACGGGTTAACCGGGCTGCGCACGATTATTTCGTAAAAACGCCGGAAGCCTGA
- a CDS encoding helix-turn-helix domain-containing protein has translation MESLGKRLKLIRARLRWSQTESARKMAIEQSYLSKLENDQALPSADTLENICRVYGVDVQQLLVGLEEQLRRKPELQVLQQSTGSVPDGKRWSSMPVRLALSLVIVFVFIGLGIAIALGPVAGREVPGPEHEMLSMKLEQVNGREVIEMFAEFGGLQVRGMDLVQGDIDRLQIDQVPWDVALAQVAEKLGLRAKISGGYVTLIPLQPAGVGPETERVSL, from the coding sequence ATGGAGAGTCTGGGAAAACGTCTGAAACTGATTCGTGCGCGGCTGCGCTGGAGCCAGACGGAATCGGCACGGAAAATGGCGATCGAGCAGTCATACCTTTCAAAGCTGGAAAATGACCAGGCGCTGCCCTCTGCAGATACTCTCGAGAATATCTGCCGGGTGTATGGCGTGGATGTACAGCAGCTGCTGGTGGGCTTAGAGGAGCAACTCAGGCGAAAACCGGAATTGCAGGTTTTGCAGCAGTCCACTGGAAGTGTGCCTGATGGAAAACGGTGGTCGTCAATGCCCGTGAGGCTCGCGCTGTCCCTGGTGATTGTGTTCGTCTTTATCGGTCTGGGAATCGCCATTGCTCTTGGACCTGTTGCCGGCAGGGAGGTCCCAGGCCCCGAACACGAGATGCTGTCCATGAAGCTGGAGCAGGTCAACGGTCGCGAGGTGATCGAAATGTTTGCGGAATTTGGCGGCCTGCAAGTCAGAGGTATGGATCTGGTGCAGGGGGATATTGACCGTCTGCAGATAGATCAGGTGCCCTGGGATGTTGCCCTGGCGCAGGTCGCGGAGAAGCTGGGCCTGAGAGCGAAAATATCCGGGGGCTATGTGACCCTGATTCCGCTGCAGCCCGCTGGGGTGGGGCCAGAGACCGAGCGAGTCTCCCTCTAG
- a CDS encoding MFS transporter, whose product MSQNPSTAAVAGAKPQLSFWQIWNMCFGFLGIQFGFALQNANVSRIFQTLGAEIDDIPVLWVAAPLTGLLVQPLIGYFSDRTWTGFGRRRPFLLAGAILSSIAILFMPHSPTLWIAAGMLWVMDASINVSMEPFRALVGDMLPQKQRSFGYALQSFFIGVSSVVASAMPWMLANWFDVSNTAPEGVVPDSVRISFYVGGIGFLLAVLWSVFKTREYSPEQQAAFESAESPELAGQADEPVQDHSASYRTIGGAMLLVGAAFAGFVWQQGLDQQLYILAGLIAGLGALQLLALVLRGRATGKEGMLEEIVSNLYSMPDAMKRLAWVQFFSWFALFAMWIYTTAAVTSFHFGTSEVTSQAYNDGADWVGILFATYNGFAALAALLIPVLARRLGMHLSHSVNLALGGLGLLSFLFIRDPQWLLLPMLGVGFAWASILSLPYAMLSTHVPQRKMGVMMGIFNGFIVIPQLLAASVLGFVLRTFFDNEAIYALVLGGISWLLAAVCALWVSEPKAAEAETDLAQAGN is encoded by the coding sequence ATGTCTCAAAATCCATCTACAGCGGCGGTTGCCGGCGCCAAGCCCCAGTTGAGCTTCTGGCAGATCTGGAACATGTGTTTCGGCTTTCTCGGTATCCAGTTCGGCTTTGCGCTGCAAAATGCCAATGTCAGTCGTATCTTCCAGACTCTTGGGGCCGAGATCGACGATATCCCGGTGTTGTGGGTGGCCGCGCCACTGACCGGCTTGCTGGTACAGCCGCTGATCGGCTACTTCAGTGACCGCACCTGGACCGGCTTTGGCCGTCGCCGTCCCTTCCTGCTGGCCGGTGCCATTCTGTCCTCCATCGCCATTCTGTTTATGCCGCACTCGCCCACCCTGTGGATTGCCGCGGGCATGCTGTGGGTAATGGATGCGTCCATCAACGTCTCCATGGAGCCCTTCCGCGCGCTGGTGGGCGACATGTTGCCGCAGAAGCAGCGCTCTTTTGGTTATGCGTTGCAGAGCTTCTTTATTGGTGTGAGCTCGGTGGTCGCCTCGGCCATGCCGTGGATGCTGGCAAACTGGTTTGATGTTTCCAATACCGCACCGGAAGGTGTGGTGCCGGATTCCGTGCGCATCTCTTTCTATGTGGGCGGGATCGGTTTCCTGCTGGCGGTGCTGTGGAGTGTGTTCAAGACCCGTGAGTACAGCCCGGAGCAACAGGCCGCGTTTGAATCTGCCGAGTCGCCAGAGCTGGCGGGGCAGGCGGACGAGCCGGTGCAGGATCACAGCGCAAGTTACCGCACCATCGGTGGCGCCATGCTGTTGGTGGGTGCCGCTTTCGCGGGTTTTGTGTGGCAGCAGGGACTGGATCAGCAGTTGTACATCCTTGCCGGCCTGATCGCCGGGCTGGGTGCCCTGCAACTGCTGGCGCTGGTGTTGCGCGGGCGCGCGACTGGTAAAGAAGGGATGCTGGAGGAAATTGTCTCCAATCTCTACTCCATGCCCGACGCCATGAAGCGCCTGGCGTGGGTGCAGTTCTTTTCCTGGTTTGCGCTGTTTGCCATGTGGATCTACACCACCGCGGCGGTGACCAGCTTCCACTTCGGCACCAGTGAAGTCACTTCCCAGGCCTACAATGACGGTGCCGACTGGGTCGGTATCCTGTTTGCCACCTATAACGGCTTTGCGGCCCTGGCCGCGCTGCTGATTCCGGTGCTGGCGCGGCGCCTGGGTATGCATTTGTCACACAGCGTGAACCTGGCGCTGGGTGGCCTCGGGCTGCTGTCCTTCCTGTTTATCCGCGATCCCCAGTGGCTGCTGCTGCCGATGCTGGGTGTGGGCTTTGCCTGGGCATCGATCCTGTCTCTGCCCTACGCCATGCTGTCTACCCACGTACCCCAGCGCAAAATGGGCGTGATGATGGGGATCTTCAACGGCTTTATCGTCATTCCGCAGCTGCTGGCGGCCAGTGTGCTGGGGTTTGTACTGCGTACCTTCTTCGACAACGAGGCCATCTACGCGTTGGTGCTCGGTGGTATCAGCTGGCTGCTGGCAGCCGTGTGCGCCCTGTGGGTCAGCGAGCCGAAAGCGGCAGAAGCTGAGACCGACCTGGCACAGGCGGGCAACTGA
- a CDS encoding helix-turn-helix transcriptional regulator, whose protein sequence is MDPELKSPAAIAESLGQRLKQARLNRDLTQLEVAEHAGVSRKAVLNAEKGKVQLEVLVAILQALDLTAQLDNFLPPQPPSPIQLAKLQGKKRQRASGQRGKNEGGDDDTQEEPEW, encoded by the coding sequence ATGGATCCTGAATTGAAATCTCCCGCCGCCATTGCCGAAAGCCTCGGCCAGCGCCTGAAGCAGGCACGCCTGAACCGTGACCTCACCCAGCTGGAAGTGGCCGAGCACGCCGGTGTCAGCCGCAAGGCCGTGCTCAATGCGGAAAAGGGCAAGGTCCAGCTGGAAGTCCTGGTCGCCATACTCCAGGCGCTCGACCTCACTGCCCAGCTGGACAACTTCCTGCCCCCGCAGCCGCCCTCGCCGATCCAGCTGGCCAAGTTGCAGGGCAAGAAGCGCCAGCGGGCCTCGGGCCAGCGCGGCAAAAACGAAGGGGGTGACGACGACACCCAGGAGGAACCGGAATGGTAA
- a CDS encoding type II toxin-antitoxin system HipA family toxin, translated as MEVIGVDYLGQDGQEQTAGAVSFDTDTGVGAFEYDPAFIDTGIELSPLKMPLARRIYSFPELRFDTFRGLPGLIADSLPDDFGNAVLNAWMAAQGKHPQDISPLQRLQYTGRRGMGALEYTPATRIKKLNASQDIAIDELVAIAQEVLDHHSSFNVHLDKTGEDNREAMMALMSVGMSAGGARPKAVLAFNKDFTHVRSGQTDVPEGFTHYLMKFDGVSEHNKDRETFGDPMGFGAMEYVYHQMASNCGIEMMPCHLLNEGNRRHFVTERFDRRDNNKVHIQTLNGIAHVDYKVPGSFSYAELFGIARQLKLSAKEAEQLLIRMVFNIVARNHDDHAKNFAFQLNGKTWQLAPAYDLAYSYKPGSRWVNSHWMSLNGKRENFTREDIYSLEKVSPLFSRRKIDSIVDNVVEQVSQWSALALENEVPESLIEEIRANLRLNI; from the coding sequence ATGGAAGTCATCGGCGTGGATTATTTAGGGCAAGACGGGCAGGAGCAGACCGCCGGCGCGGTCAGCTTCGACACCGACACCGGCGTCGGTGCCTTCGAATACGACCCGGCATTCATCGACACCGGTATCGAACTCTCCCCCCTCAAGATGCCCCTGGCGCGGCGCATCTACAGCTTCCCGGAACTGCGCTTTGATACCTTCCGCGGCCTGCCCGGCCTGATTGCCGACTCCCTCCCCGACGACTTCGGCAATGCGGTACTCAATGCCTGGATGGCCGCCCAGGGCAAACACCCGCAAGACATCTCGCCCCTGCAGCGGCTGCAGTACACCGGCAGGCGCGGCATGGGTGCACTGGAATACACCCCCGCCACCCGCATCAAAAAACTCAATGCCTCCCAGGACATCGCCATCGACGAACTGGTGGCCATCGCCCAGGAGGTGCTCGACCACCACAGCAGTTTCAACGTGCACCTGGACAAAACCGGCGAAGACAACCGCGAAGCGATGATGGCTCTGATGTCCGTCGGCATGAGCGCCGGCGGCGCCCGCCCCAAGGCAGTCCTCGCCTTCAACAAAGACTTCACCCATGTGCGCTCCGGACAGACCGACGTACCCGAAGGCTTCACCCACTACCTGATGAAGTTCGATGGGGTCAGCGAACACAACAAAGACCGGGAAACCTTCGGCGACCCGATGGGCTTCGGTGCCATGGAATACGTCTACCACCAGATGGCCAGCAACTGCGGTATCGAGATGATGCCCTGCCACCTGCTAAATGAAGGCAATCGCCGGCACTTCGTCACCGAACGCTTCGACCGCCGCGACAACAACAAGGTCCACATCCAGACCCTGAACGGCATCGCCCACGTGGATTACAAAGTCCCGGGGTCCTTTTCCTACGCGGAGCTTTTTGGCATCGCCCGGCAACTGAAACTCAGCGCAAAAGAAGCCGAGCAACTGCTGATACGCATGGTGTTCAATATCGTCGCTCGCAACCACGATGACCACGCAAAAAACTTCGCCTTCCAGCTCAATGGAAAAACCTGGCAACTGGCTCCCGCGTATGACCTGGCCTACAGCTACAAGCCGGGCAGCCGCTGGGTAAACAGTCACTGGATGAGCCTGAACGGCAAGCGGGAAAACTTTACCCGCGAAGATATCTACAGCCTGGAAAAAGTCAGCCCGCTGTTTAGCCGCAGAAAGATCGATAGTATTGTGGATAACGTGGTTGAGCAGGTATCGCAATGGAGCGCTCTGGCCCTCGAAAATGAAGTGCCCGAATCACTAATTGAAGAGATAAGAGCCAACCTAAGACTGAACATCTGA
- a CDS encoding MnmC family methyltransferase: MKPWIELGSAQIPNNGGTLTLRQRDQEFSISLSGPRGELMNSRRFHSEQQLSILGCAHLKNREKARVLVGGMGMGYTLAAALEAVPASADVIVADLIPEVVEWNRGPLGDCAGRPLDDGRVTVYIGDVGELLVNPKEQYDAVLLDVDNGPEGLTHSDNNWLYSVEGTSCIYKSLKPGGVLAVWSASPDAVYASRLKKVGFRVEVKTVRERPGKGARHAIFLAKKPAGKRGG, encoded by the coding sequence ATGAAGCCCTGGATCGAACTCGGTAGTGCCCAGATTCCCAATAATGGCGGCACCCTCACGCTACGCCAGCGTGATCAGGAGTTCTCCATCTCCCTGTCCGGCCCTCGCGGTGAGCTGATGAACAGTCGTCGGTTTCACAGCGAGCAACAGCTGTCGATTCTGGGCTGTGCGCACTTAAAGAATCGTGAAAAAGCCCGGGTGCTTGTCGGTGGTATGGGGATGGGCTACACACTGGCCGCGGCGCTCGAAGCTGTGCCCGCCAGTGCGGACGTTATCGTCGCCGACCTGATCCCGGAGGTGGTGGAGTGGAACCGCGGGCCCCTGGGCGATTGTGCTGGCCGGCCACTGGACGACGGTCGTGTGACGGTGTATATCGGCGATGTGGGTGAATTGCTGGTAAACCCCAAAGAACAATACGACGCGGTACTGCTGGATGTAGACAACGGCCCCGAGGGGCTGACCCACAGCGACAACAACTGGCTCTACTCGGTGGAGGGCACCAGCTGTATCTACAAGAGTCTTAAACCGGGTGGTGTACTGGCCGTGTGGTCGGCATCACCGGATGCGGTGTACGCGAGCAGGCTGAAGAAGGTGGGCTTTCGGGTGGAGGTGAAAACCGTGCGCGAGAGGCCCGGTAAGGGTGCCCGGCATGCGATCTTTCTGGCAAAGAAACCTGCCGGTAAGCGTGGCGGTTAG
- a CDS encoding DUF2986 domain-containing protein, with protein MNRRKKVNQILKKKAKKANDKLNPKGKPRYISKAERAKLEQQTSDLPVVESEAEHK; from the coding sequence ATGAACCGCAGAAAGAAAGTCAACCAGATTCTGAAAAAGAAGGCCAAGAAGGCAAACGACAAGCTCAACCCCAAAGGCAAACCGCGCTACATATCCAAGGCCGAACGTGCGAAACTGGAGCAGCAAACGAGCGATCTGCCGGTAGTGGAATCGGAAGCAGAACACAAATAG
- a CDS encoding VOC family protein, which translates to MDLGAFSISLTVKDIEASKKFYESLGFESLGGDCGQGWTILKNGDHIIGLFQGMFDKNMLTFNPGWDQSAQNTDTFTDVRELREALVQRGIKIVNDDATGDSGPGSIVIEDPDGNPILIDQHR; encoded by the coding sequence ATGGACTTAGGCGCTTTTTCAATCAGCCTCACGGTTAAGGATATCGAAGCCTCCAAGAAATTTTACGAGAGCCTGGGATTTGAATCTCTGGGGGGCGACTGTGGTCAGGGTTGGACGATCCTGAAGAACGGTGACCATATCATTGGTCTATTTCAGGGGATGTTTGACAAGAACATGCTCACCTTCAACCCCGGCTGGGATCAGTCCGCACAGAATACCGACACCTTCACGGACGTACGCGAACTGCGCGAGGCGCTGGTGCAGCGTGGTATCAAGATTGTCAACGATGACGCAACGGGCGATTCAGGTCCGGGCAGTATTGTTATTGAAGATCCTGATGGCAATCCGATCCTGATTGATCAGCACAGGTAG
- a CDS encoding phytanoyl-CoA dioxygenase family protein has product MKNPYANNGYVYCRNFLNGTELTPLRNVIEKFHQSWKQENAEFYTTRAINSAYLTGRKHLDEIDRTTLFQFIGSAKLMEIVTGIMGDGASFMNTQLFFNPVNAAQKNYWHRDSQYDLSITDQQQALHGPNAMHFRIPLVDEPGLELVPGTHKRWDSQEELDVRLERNGHRNYEPLASGVTIPLNAGDLLAFSANMIHRGIYGKDRLSLDILFCDPVPELLQHADASCLPDEKTLCTLEKPRAFLQAIELKNTNRGSSTPQ; this is encoded by the coding sequence ATGAAAAATCCCTACGCCAATAACGGGTACGTTTATTGTAGAAACTTCCTCAATGGCACTGAACTTACACCACTTCGAAACGTGATCGAGAAATTCCACCAATCCTGGAAGCAGGAAAACGCCGAGTTCTACACGACAAGGGCAATCAACTCAGCCTATCTCACCGGTCGTAAACACCTCGATGAGATCGACCGAACTACGCTGTTCCAGTTTATTGGCTCTGCCAAATTGATGGAAATCGTGACCGGGATCATGGGCGACGGGGCGAGCTTTATGAACACGCAGCTGTTCTTTAATCCGGTAAATGCCGCGCAGAAAAACTACTGGCACCGGGACTCGCAATATGATTTATCGATTACAGATCAGCAACAGGCACTGCACGGTCCCAATGCCATGCACTTCCGCATTCCACTTGTGGATGAACCGGGGCTGGAACTGGTGCCCGGAACCCACAAGCGCTGGGATAGCCAGGAAGAACTGGATGTGCGGCTGGAGCGCAACGGTCATCGGAACTACGAGCCTCTAGCTAGCGGAGTAACCATTCCATTGAATGCCGGTGACCTCCTGGCGTTCAGCGCCAACATGATTCACCGCGGTATTTACGGAAAGGATCGCCTTTCTCTGGATATTCTTTTCTGCGATCCGGTTCCGGAGTTATTGCAGCACGCCGATGCGAGCTGCCTTCCCGACGAGAAAACCTTGTGCACGCTCGAAAAACCGCGTGCTTTTTTACAGGCCATTGAATTAAAGAACACGAATAGAGGAAGCTCCACTCCGCAATAG
- a CDS encoding MBL fold metallo-hydrolase has protein sequence MAKSIKALFALVFSILLLHFPSAGAEEKSAYKIEHMKDNVYRFSAGHYHSVFMVTGEGIIVTDPISDAAATYLQKQLAKRFDLPIRYIAYSHNHVDHTLGGQILAQDGADIVAHEYAAEDLKWTRAPTALPNITFRDTLDIALGDSRVELRYHGPNNGRGSVSMRFMPANVLYVVDWIVIGRMPYRDLLGYDIHGMIHSTREVLSAEPFDLFIGGHAETGSRKDVARYLAYLEALYAAVRDGMLAGKSLKALQSEIKLPEYADLPMYDEWLPLNIAGVYKSLVEVSYFNFRPDIDAEF, from the coding sequence ATGGCCAAGTCAATCAAAGCGCTTTTTGCCCTAGTCTTTTCCATTCTGCTACTGCACTTCCCGAGTGCGGGTGCCGAGGAAAAGAGCGCGTACAAAATCGAACACATGAAGGACAATGTCTACCGTTTCAGCGCGGGGCATTACCACTCGGTATTCATGGTAACCGGGGAAGGGATCATTGTTACTGACCCCATCAGTGATGCGGCGGCGACGTATCTGCAGAAGCAATTGGCCAAACGCTTCGATCTACCAATCCGCTATATCGCCTACAGCCACAACCATGTGGACCATACGCTCGGTGGGCAGATCCTGGCACAGGATGGCGCAGACATAGTGGCACATGAATATGCCGCGGAAGACCTGAAATGGACCAGGGCTCCCACTGCCTTACCCAACATTACTTTTCGCGACACACTGGATATTGCACTGGGCGACAGTCGGGTGGAACTGCGCTATCACGGACCAAATAACGGGCGCGGCTCGGTCAGCATGCGGTTTATGCCGGCCAATGTGCTGTATGTGGTCGACTGGATTGTTATTGGACGAATGCCTTATAGAGATCTGCTGGGGTATGACATCCACGGCATGATCCACTCGACACGCGAGGTCCTGTCTGCTGAACCATTTGACCTGTTTATTGGCGGTCACGCAGAAACCGGGAGCCGCAAGGATGTCGCGCGCTACCTGGCTTACCTCGAAGCACTCTACGCTGCCGTCCGCGATGGCATGCTGGCAGGTAAGTCCTTAAAGGCACTCCAGTCAGAAATAAAACTTCCCGAATATGCCGACCTGCCAATGTACGATGAGTGGCTGCCGCTAAATATTGCCGGGGTCTACAAATCGCTGGTAGAGGTCTCCTACTTCAATTTTCGACCCGACATCGACGCTGAGTTTTAA